The Natrinema versiforme genome segment TACGTGAATTGCACGTAGCCCGATGGTTGGGGCGTATCACCGGTTTCGGAGTGAAAGAGTGTATCCAACGCTTGGGGCTCGATCACCGAATACAGAGGCGGGGACAATTCCACTGGCTCAACGCCTTCCAAGTCGGAGATCAGATCGATGATCATCATACTCGGGTCCTCGGCTGACCCTGCTGTGGGTGACGTTTTCGTTTGAGTCTCTGCTTCCATTACCAACTCGGTTCGCCGTGTGACCCCTCAACGGCATCGTCGAATAGTTCGGCTACTTTTACAAGGAACGGAGCAGTGCCCCAACTGTGCATCGTATCGCGGCCGGTATCAATCCAATTCGGCGGCGAACAGGGAGTCAAATACCGTCGCGTTGATTCTGCGGAGATGGGTCGATAGCGTCGACGGAGCGATGTCAAGTTCGGCGGCGACATCTTTCGCACTGGCACCGCCTTTCTCGTAATAACCCATCCGAGTCGCGACCTGAGCAATCTGCTGCTGACGGTCAGTCAGTGCTGCTTTGATTCTGACTTGTTCATTCATCGGCTGTGCCCCGGAATTCCGGAGAACCTCTAACTCGAATTGGATGTCCTTCTCGCGACAATAGTCCCACAACGCACTGAGGTGGTTCCGGTCGCCTGTCTCTAGCCAAAAGCGCCAGCCCAGATCGGCACTTTCACTGTTGACGACGTGGATACCGAGTTCGTAGAGTGTCGGCGAGACGAATATCGTCGCCGGACCGAGCTGGACACGGTACATCCGTGTATCGCCGAAGTCCATTGTCTGTGTCCACTCCGCAACTGTATGGTCTCGAGCAAGTTCCGTCTCAAAAGCGTGGAACGCAACGTCCGTTACCCGATAGAAGACAGCCGGTTCGTCTGCGGTCGGTGCTGGACGGATAGATTCCTCAGTGATCGTTGCGTGGGGGACTGCTTCGAGCGTTGCCGCTAACGGGGCGTTCGGATGAGTCAGCACAACTTCGGCGATAAAGCTCTGGGGCACTAGGGACAACAGAAGTATCCGTCCATAGGGTAAAGTTTCTTCTG includes the following:
- a CDS encoding HalOD1 output domain-containing protein, with amino-acid sequence MEAETQTKTSPTAGSAEDPSMMIIDLISDLEGVEPVELSPPLYSVIEPQALDTLFHSETGDTPQPSGYVQFTYRGYEIRVQSDREIAILDR
- a CDS encoding helix-turn-helix domain-containing protein, which produces MPQSFIAEVVLTHPNAPLAATLEAVPHATITEESIRPAPTADEPAVFYRVTDVAFHAFETELARDHTVAEWTQTMDFGDTRMYRVQLGPATIFVSPTLYELGIHVVNSESADLGWRFWLETGDRNHLSALWDYCREKDIQFELEVLRNSGAQPMNEQVRIKAALTDRQQQIAQVATRMGYYEKGGASAKDVAAELDIAPSTLSTHLRRINATVFDSLFAAELD